A section of the Methanoregula formicica SMSP genome encodes:
- the ribH gene encoding 6,7-dimethyl-8-ribityllumazine synthase, with the protein MCDTNPIKLGFVVAEFNRDITYMMEIEGREHAAFLGAEVTECMYVPGAYDMPLAIKKLLTAGKVDAVVTIGCVIEGATQHDEIVVQHAARKIIDLSLEFGKPVALGISGPGMTRLEANERIDYAKRAVESAIKMVKRLR; encoded by the coding sequence ATGTGCGATACCAATCCGATAAAACTGGGATTCGTTGTCGCGGAGTTCAACCGCGACATCACGTATATGATGGAGATCGAGGGCCGCGAGCACGCAGCGTTCCTCGGCGCTGAAGTGACCGAATGCATGTATGTGCCCGGCGCCTACGACATGCCGCTTGCCATCAAGAAGCTGCTGACTGCCGGAAAGGTCGATGCGGTCGTGACGATTGGCTGCGTCATCGAGGGGGCGACCCAGCACGACGAGATCGTGGTGCAGCATGCGGCCCGGAAGATTATCGACCTCTCCTTAGAGTTCGGCAAACCCGTTGCGCTCGGCATCTCCGGCCCCGGCATGACCCGGCTCGAAGCCAACGAGCGGATCGACTACGCAAAGCGGGCTGTCGAGTCAGCCATCAAGATGGTCAAAAGGTTACGATGA
- a CDS encoding STAS domain-containing protein — MEIHVTKTPELTIVTIIGKLDANTIADFQKSGADLPVMPTVLDLSRLEYMSSSALRALLQMKREFSKQGVPVVIAGSDGLVDKVLRVSGFEQIFVLFPSVDEAVRVMTRGGG, encoded by the coding sequence ATGGAAATTCACGTTACAAAGACACCGGAGCTGACGATTGTTACAATCATCGGCAAGCTCGATGCCAACACCATTGCCGATTTCCAGAAGAGCGGTGCTGACCTGCCGGTGATGCCGACGGTCCTTGACCTGTCCCGGCTGGAGTACATGAGCAGCTCGGCACTCCGGGCGCTCCTGCAGATGAAGCGGGAGTTCTCAAAGCAGGGTGTGCCGGTCGTCATTGCCGGCAGCGACGGGCTTGTCGACAAGGTCCTGCGGGTGAGCGGGTTCGAGCAGATCTTCGTCCTGTTCCCCTCGGTTGACGAGGCGGTCAGGGTCATGACCCGCGGGGGGGGCTGA
- a CDS encoding class I SAM-dependent methyltransferase produces the protein MWSLLPSVPRDAKILDVGCGSGTQTRDLAALTTGTITAVDIHQPFLDKVDAWVRKAGMAHRVKTICASMDALPFDKGSFDLIWSEGAIFIVGFEKGLNLWKPLLKKGGYMVVSDADWFEPNPPEELRKWWESEGYIPVPEEEMKERVKRTGLRLVATYRLPEAGWWDNYHVPMLALTAELRKIHGKDPGNAALLDAFEHEADMYRKYKRWYGYTFFVMQKV, from the coding sequence GTGTGGTCGCTGCTCCCCTCCGTTCCCCGGGACGCAAAAATCCTCGATGTCGGCTGCGGGAGCGGGACGCAGACCCGGGATCTTGCGGCCCTCACCACCGGAACGATCACTGCTGTCGACATCCACCAGCCGTTCCTGGATAAGGTCGATGCATGGGTCAGAAAAGCCGGCATGGCACACCGGGTCAAAACGATCTGTGCCTCCATGGACGCCCTGCCGTTCGACAAAGGATCGTTCGACCTTATCTGGTCCGAGGGAGCCATCTTCATTGTCGGGTTCGAGAAGGGCCTCAACCTCTGGAAGCCGCTCCTGAAAAAAGGCGGGTACATGGTCGTGTCCGATGCCGACTGGTTCGAGCCAAACCCTCCCGAAGAGCTCAGGAAATGGTGGGAGAGCGAGGGATACATCCCTGTGCCCGAAGAGGAGATGAAGGAGCGGGTGAAGCGGACCGGGCTCCGCCTTGTGGCAACGTACCGGCTGCCGGAGGCCGGGTGGTGGGATAACTACCATGTCCCGATGCTGGCCCTGACCGCGGAGCTCCGGAAGATCCACGGGAAGGACCCGGGGAATGCCGCCCTCCTCGATGCTTTTGAGCACGAAGCGGACATGTACCGGAAGTACAAGCGGTGGTACGGGTACACGTTCTTCGTGATGCAGAAGGTCTGA
- a CDS encoding pyridoxal phosphate-dependent aminotransferase: MKPLSAKIAGVTESATIAISNKAKAMQRQGIDVISLSIGEPDFATPQHITDACIDALKRGETHYAPSSGIPELTAAIAEKIERENHFPCTPQQVIVACGAKDAIYEACEAVLNPGDEAIILTPAWVSYEPCIHIAGGKTVFHEINQKTFQLDDSLLEKVNNKTKMIIVNSPSNPTGAVFNKKSMQLVADLCTDKDLYAMSDEIYEKMIYGKEHLSLAAIGDMHERTITINGFSKAYAMTGWRLGYAVGPKQIITEMSKVQQHSISQVTTFAMWGGVAALKGDQQCVENMRQEFDKRRKYVMGELKAMGYETAPAEGAFYAFVKVAGNDMEVASRWLDKGHVAATPGSAFYASGWIRLSYAASMEKLKEAMARIKRVG; the protein is encoded by the coding sequence ATGAAGCCGCTGTCGGCAAAGATTGCCGGCGTAACAGAATCGGCAACCATCGCCATCTCCAACAAGGCCAAGGCGATGCAGCGGCAGGGGATCGATGTCATCAGCCTGTCTATCGGAGAGCCTGATTTCGCCACCCCGCAACACATCACGGACGCCTGCATCGATGCGCTGAAGCGGGGCGAGACGCATTATGCGCCGAGCAGCGGCATCCCTGAGCTGACCGCCGCAATCGCGGAGAAGATCGAGCGGGAGAACCATTTCCCCTGCACGCCCCAGCAGGTGATTGTCGCCTGCGGGGCGAAAGACGCGATCTACGAGGCCTGCGAGGCCGTCCTGAACCCGGGCGACGAGGCGATCATCCTCACACCGGCCTGGGTCTCCTACGAGCCCTGCATCCATATCGCTGGCGGGAAAACGGTCTTCCACGAGATCAACCAGAAGACCTTCCAGCTCGATGACTCTCTTCTTGAAAAGGTCAACAACAAAACAAAAATGATCATCGTCAACTCGCCCTCGAATCCCACAGGCGCTGTTTTCAACAAGAAGTCCATGCAGCTCGTAGCCGATCTCTGCACGGACAAGGATCTCTACGCGATGTCGGACGAGATCTACGAGAAGATGATCTACGGGAAAGAGCACCTCTCGCTTGCGGCAATCGGCGACATGCACGAGCGCACCATCACCATCAATGGTTTCTCCAAGGCCTACGCGATGACCGGCTGGCGGCTCGGGTACGCGGTTGGACCAAAGCAGATCATCACGGAGATGTCGAAGGTCCAGCAGCACTCCATCAGCCAGGTCACGACCTTTGCCATGTGGGGCGGAGTTGCGGCGCTCAAGGGTGACCAGCAGTGCGTCGAGAACATGCGGCAGGAGTTCGACAAGCGGCGGAAATACGTCATGGGCGAGCTCAAGGCAATGGGCTACGAGACGGCCCCGGCCGAGGGTGCGTTCTATGCGTTCGTGAAGGTTGCCGGTAACGATATGGAAGTGGCATCACGCTGGCTTGACAAGGGGCACGTGGCTGCTACACCGGGCAGTGCGTTCTATGCATCGGGTTGGATCCGGCTGTCGTACGCGGCTTCGATGGAGAAGCTGAAAGAGGCGATGGCGAGGATCAAGCGGGTTGGGTAG
- a CDS encoding serine hydrolase, which translates to MRVSFPGLCAVVCVLILVAAAGCTSPGGAGPAAATPVSGAVQDTGRVIDLNDPAALKAFLEKFDTYAETSREKAGISGMAVAVVKDGNVIIMKGYGTKTVGKADPVTNDTVFQIGSTSKAFTAALVAMEVDRGRMNWSDPMTQYVPDFAMSDPWVTKEYTITDSLAQRSGIGDHWGMDLATFGLDRADMIHTLRYAEPVSSFRSSFMYQNVPFVATGAAIEKTSGKTWEDNLQERIFTPLHMTGASSTYAAFQASPDHVTLYRHGVLSNNTTGAIPIDPDWAFNNVSYEFGPAGGINANIQDMAAWTIFQLGNGSYNGQQLISPAGMAYMHTPRTPVSDTMISQKNYYCQAWMYTGQDGTPDIVWHDGETLGSHSVVLMVPSRNLGIVVLANEAGGTALPDGLAFAFYRQAFGLANPDVSAIVQAQADKSNEQLLADQPVRPARPAEPLAPEKYTGSYTNTIYGKAVVAEQAGNLTLTFGKTPVTFDLSPWDGNTFASTCPQWGPDYHGQVMFATGRDGTVTGLTTSLILDKDFKRDAAFVRV; encoded by the coding sequence ATGCGTGTTTCTTTTCCCGGCCTCTGTGCCGTTGTCTGTGTACTGATCCTGGTCGCTGCTGCCGGTTGTACCTCACCGGGCGGGGCCGGGCCTGCTGCTGCCACGCCCGTATCCGGTGCCGTGCAGGACACCGGGCGGGTGATCGATCTCAACGATCCGGCCGCGCTGAAGGCTTTCCTGGAAAAGTTCGACACGTACGCGGAGACTTCCCGGGAGAAGGCCGGCATCTCCGGTATGGCGGTTGCAGTCGTCAAAGACGGGAACGTCATCATCATGAAAGGCTATGGCACAAAAACTGTCGGGAAAGCCGACCCGGTGACCAACGATACTGTCTTCCAGATTGGCTCGACCTCCAAGGCGTTCACCGCGGCTCTTGTTGCGATGGAAGTGGACCGCGGGCGGATGAACTGGAGCGACCCGATGACACAATATGTCCCGGACTTCGCCATGAGCGATCCCTGGGTGACAAAGGAGTACACGATCACCGATTCCCTGGCACAGCGGAGCGGCATTGGCGACCACTGGGGCATGGACCTTGCCACCTTCGGGCTCGACCGGGCCGACATGATCCACACCCTCCGGTACGCAGAACCGGTCTCCAGCTTCCGGAGCTCGTTCATGTACCAGAACGTGCCCTTTGTCGCGACCGGGGCGGCGATCGAGAAGACGAGCGGCAAAACCTGGGAGGATAACCTTCAGGAGCGGATCTTTACTCCTCTTCACATGACCGGTGCTTCCTCGACCTATGCAGCGTTCCAGGCCTCGCCCGATCACGTGACCCTGTACCGGCACGGTGTCCTCTCCAACAACACGACGGGCGCAATCCCTATCGATCCCGACTGGGCGTTCAACAACGTCTCCTACGAATTTGGCCCGGCCGGCGGGATCAACGCGAACATCCAGGACATGGCGGCATGGACGATCTTCCAGCTGGGTAACGGCAGTTACAACGGGCAACAGCTCATCAGCCCCGCGGGCATGGCCTACATGCACACCCCGCGGACGCCCGTGAGCGACACGATGATCTCCCAGAAGAACTACTATTGCCAGGCATGGATGTATACCGGGCAGGACGGCACCCCGGATATTGTCTGGCACGACGGCGAGACGCTCGGTAGCCACTCGGTGGTCCTGATGGTCCCTTCCAGAAACCTCGGGATCGTGGTCCTGGCAAACGAGGCCGGCGGGACAGCGCTTCCCGACGGATTAGCGTTCGCGTTCTACCGCCAGGCCTTCGGGCTCGCAAACCCCGATGTCTCCGCGATTGTTCAGGCACAGGCCGACAAGAGTAATGAACAGCTCCTTGCAGACCAGCCGGTCCGCCCGGCTCGCCCGGCGGAGCCGCTCGCCCCTGAAAAATACACCGGGAGTTATACGAACACTATCTATGGGAAGGCCGTGGTCGCAGAACAGGCCGGTAACCTGACGCTCACCTTCGGGAAGACCCCGGTGACCTTCGACCTCTCGCCTTGGGACGGGAACACCTTTGCCTCCACCTGCCCGCAGTGGGGACCGGACTATCACGGCCAGGTCATGTTTGCCACCGGTCGCGACGGAACCGTGACGGGCCTTACCACGAGCCTCATCCTCGATAAGGATTTCAAGCGGGACGCTGCGTTTGTCCGGGTGTGA
- a CDS encoding MFS transporter has product MTVAETSGAESGRMDPERKRLAAFLLCFTAFATMLGIGIITPALPLYAQLMGATGFWIGVIFSSFALSRTVFLPVFGAMSDSCGRRNLLLIGLAGYSLFSALYVLADSVYLLTLIRFLHGIAAAMVFPIAIAYMGDIADVGEEGRMMGGFHSAAFLGMSFGPLISGVLMDYLDISAAFLCLSLITAVTAVVCFRFLPDHRAKPRDPVPFLTAACHPALRIPVFFYLVYSVAYATYLVYLPVITGTVQHFTGTEVGVLIFVGTVIVAGVQKLSGRIVDRSNKYFLLAIGIAVIAAASFGIGLSATFAEYLGAVIVLGCGFGLSLTTIAALVTIAGRETGQGAAAGIASMAQGIGLMVVPVIFGVVMDTAGIHAVFFATAALTLIAVPVLLAVGRSRPVELKTAAPAPVER; this is encoded by the coding sequence ATGACGGTGGCAGAGACCAGCGGAGCGGAATCAGGAAGGATGGACCCGGAACGGAAGCGCCTCGCGGCATTCCTCCTCTGCTTTACCGCCTTTGCCACCATGCTCGGGATCGGGATTATCACTCCCGCCCTACCATTGTACGCACAGCTGATGGGGGCAACCGGCTTCTGGATAGGTGTCATCTTCTCCTCCTTTGCCCTGTCGAGGACGGTCTTTTTGCCGGTCTTTGGCGCGATGTCGGACTCCTGTGGCCGGAGGAATCTCCTCCTCATCGGCCTTGCCGGGTACTCCCTCTTCTCCGCCCTGTACGTGCTCGCGGACTCGGTGTACCTGCTGACGCTCATCCGTTTCCTCCATGGCATCGCGGCAGCGATGGTCTTCCCCATTGCCATCGCGTACATGGGGGACATTGCGGATGTCGGGGAAGAGGGGCGGATGATGGGCGGCTTCCACAGCGCGGCTTTCCTCGGGATGAGCTTTGGCCCCCTTATCAGCGGGGTCCTGATGGACTACCTGGACATCTCCGCGGCGTTTCTCTGCCTCTCCCTCATCACGGCCGTCACTGCGGTTGTCTGTTTCCGGTTCCTTCCCGATCACCGGGCAAAGCCCCGCGACCCCGTCCCGTTCCTTACGGCAGCCTGCCACCCGGCCCTCCGGATACCGGTGTTCTTCTACCTCGTGTACTCGGTAGCGTACGCAACGTACCTCGTGTACCTCCCCGTTATTACCGGGACGGTGCAGCACTTCACCGGAACAGAGGTAGGCGTCCTGATCTTTGTCGGGACCGTCATCGTGGCCGGGGTCCAGAAGCTCTCCGGCAGGATCGTGGACCGGTCCAACAAGTACTTCCTCCTGGCCATTGGCATAGCGGTGATCGCCGCAGCCTCGTTCGGTATCGGGCTTTCCGCGACCTTCGCCGAATACCTGGGTGCCGTCATCGTGCTCGGCTGCGGCTTTGGCCTCTCGCTCACCACCATCGCAGCACTGGTGACCATTGCCGGCCGGGAGACAGGCCAGGGCGCTGCCGCGGGCATCGCTAGCATGGCTCAGGGCATCGGCCTGATGGTCGTTCCCGTCATCTTCGGGGTCGTGATGGACACCGCGGGGATCCACGCGGTCTTCTTTGCAACAGCGGCGCTCACGCTCATTGCTGTCCCGGTCCTCCTGGCCGTCGGGAGGAGCCGCCCAGTGGAGCTGAAGACTGCCGCTCCCGCACCCGTGGAACGGTAA
- a CDS encoding 5-(carboxyamino)imidazole ribonucleotide mutase: MADVAIVSGSASDAAITDKVRKVLDANGITYDAQILSAHRDPDKLDAYIKTCDAKIYIAIAGLSAALPGVIASKTDKPVIGVPVAGTLNGMDALLSIAQMPKGVPVACVGVDNGDNAAWLAIRILKLVKK; the protein is encoded by the coding sequence ATGGCAGACGTTGCGATTGTATCCGGGTCCGCTTCCGATGCGGCGATCACCGACAAGGTGAGAAAAGTCCTTGACGCAAACGGCATCACGTACGATGCGCAGATCCTCTCGGCCCATCGGGACCCCGACAAGCTGGACGCCTACATCAAGACCTGCGATGCAAAGATCTACATCGCCATTGCCGGGCTCTCGGCAGCCCTGCCCGGCGTCATCGCGTCAAAGACCGACAAGCCGGTGATCGGTGTCCCGGTTGCAGGGACACTGAACGGGATGGACGCCCTCCTCTCCATCGCGCAGATGCCAAAAGGAGTCCCGGTTGCCTGCGTGGGCGTGGACAACGGGGACAATGCCGCGTGGCTCGCGATCCGGATCCTGAAACTCGTGAAAAAGTAA
- a CDS encoding GNAT family N-acetyltransferase, with product MQACAQQTNPVLVVAEAEIRRMQPEDAPGVARLMQDVYGNTYPKKYVYDPVQLREKNAKGEVLSVVAAGPKGTVIGYAALSAYYGYPEIGLLGSMAVTPSCRGRGLAGTILRHLIACSDGTEFRALTGGAFTAHPHSQRAMEHEGFSPSALLLGSQPQEISFRELTGALSQRESVVFYTKALHEEEFAFQYLPENHRKTIREISGKLGIRINADGSGKPGRARTVIEKTINPDTGAGLIWIRRVGPDYREAVADTARQLRAHGAQVMRMHVDLNDPGANAVVAAAEEAGFIFAGILPGEEGYILILQHLQDITIDLRKIQTGGNACSERLLSYIGAQMKEHEDGAGSGS from the coding sequence GTGCAGGCCTGTGCACAGCAGACGAATCCCGTCCTGGTCGTGGCGGAGGCAGAGATCCGCCGAATGCAGCCGGAGGATGCACCCGGTGTTGCACGCCTGATGCAGGACGTGTACGGGAACACCTATCCCAAGAAATACGTCTACGATCCGGTACAACTGCGGGAGAAGAACGCGAAAGGTGAGGTCTTATCGGTTGTAGCAGCAGGCCCAAAGGGAACGGTCATCGGCTATGCCGCACTCTCTGCCTATTATGGCTACCCGGAGATCGGGCTGCTCGGATCGATGGCTGTAACCCCCTCCTGCCGCGGCCGGGGTCTTGCAGGAACGATCCTCCGGCACCTGATTGCCTGCAGCGATGGCACGGAGTTCCGGGCCCTGACGGGCGGGGCGTTCACGGCCCACCCCCACTCCCAGCGGGCCATGGAACATGAGGGATTCTCCCCCAGCGCACTCCTCCTCGGGTCGCAGCCGCAGGAAATCTCGTTCCGGGAGCTCACCGGGGCCTTAAGCCAGCGGGAGAGCGTGGTGTTCTATACCAAGGCGCTTCACGAAGAGGAGTTCGCCTTCCAGTACCTTCCCGAGAACCACCGGAAGACCATCCGCGAGATCAGCGGGAAACTGGGCATCCGGATCAATGCGGACGGGTCCGGAAAACCCGGCCGGGCACGGACAGTGATCGAGAAGACCATCAATCCCGATACCGGTGCCGGCCTGATCTGGATCCGGAGGGTCGGGCCCGATTACCGGGAGGCCGTTGCTGACACCGCCCGGCAGCTCCGCGCCCACGGCGCACAGGTGATGCGGATGCACGTTGACCTGAACGACCCGGGAGCGAATGCCGTTGTAGCAGCGGCAGAAGAGGCCGGGTTCATCTTCGCCGGCATCCTGCCCGGGGAAGAGGGATACATCCTCATCCTGCAGCACCTGCAGGACATCACCATCGATCTCCGGAAGATCCAGACGGGAGGAAACGCCTGCAGCGAGCGGCTCCTCTCCTATATCGGTGCACAGATGAAGGAACATGAAGATGGGGCCGGATCAGGCTCCTGA
- a CDS encoding NDR1/HIN1-like protein produces MPFLHEPEVSLEEVRLRSLSISSLELDVAIRVKNKNPLGVTVQEVSFKVLCRDCATVRQIATGNTGRVTIKANDSTLITVPVRSDNAILLAALAALAAQGIVQVTIKGTAVVDAILFHWSVPFEKTLPVTMDQIVRAAAMEGKK; encoded by the coding sequence ATGCCCTTCCTGCACGAACCGGAAGTCAGCCTTGAAGAGGTGCGGCTCCGCTCCCTGTCGATCTCGTCCCTTGAACTCGACGTGGCGATCCGGGTGAAGAACAAAAACCCGCTTGGTGTGACCGTGCAGGAAGTCTCCTTCAAAGTGCTGTGCCGGGACTGCGCTACCGTCCGGCAGATCGCGACAGGAAATACCGGCCGGGTGACGATCAAGGCAAACGACAGTACGCTCATCACGGTCCCGGTCAGGTCTGACAATGCAATCCTCCTTGCGGCGCTCGCGGCCCTCGCGGCACAAGGCATCGTGCAGGTCACGATCAAGGGGACAGCGGTTGTCGATGCCATCCTCTTCCACTGGTCCGTGCCGTTCGAGAAGACCCTGCCCGTGACGATGGACCAGATCGTGAGGGCGGCTGCCATGGAGGGTAAGAAATAA
- a CDS encoding DUF3795 domain-containing protein: MAKKKIQTVCGYSCSDCDHHGKECRGCPETKGIPFWTAFIGIDHCAIYDCCNNDRKFPHCGKCPDLMCNRFDRIRDTPGITEAEANATLAAMENELRSRK, encoded by the coding sequence ATGGCAAAAAAGAAGATCCAGACCGTCTGCGGGTATTCGTGCAGCGACTGCGACCATCACGGGAAGGAGTGCAGGGGCTGCCCGGAGACAAAAGGTATCCCCTTCTGGACGGCATTCATCGGCATTGACCACTGTGCGATCTACGATTGCTGCAACAATGACCGGAAGTTCCCGCACTGCGGGAAGTGCCCTGATCTGATGTGCAACCGGTTCGACCGGATCCGGGATACTCCGGGAATAACTGAGGCAGAGGCCAACGCCACCCTTGCTGCAATGGAAAACGAACTCCGGAGCCGGAAATAG
- a CDS encoding ATP-grasp domain-containing protein gives MVTKDRRQKAVVLVDGFATSGRVMASRFLMQGIPCIEVLSHEAFPEKYLKKNHAEDYLEDPLFTDKIVFRGDLDAVVRQLDRYAVIGIIPGSEMGVPFADALSERMGLFSNGTAQSVARRNKFRMQCALQDAGVRTKQFICTQDENELIAWFRAGSFAEVVIKPMSSASTEGVTFCSTEEEVLSAFRNLIGTTNHLGDKNTEVLIEERLCGTEFGVNTVSWNGKHRLAELWQYRKVKVEGVGNVYDCTRLHDWPEGQLMELVRYAFSVLDALGIRYGAAHTEIMLTEKGPLLIESGARIMGGTIPPDLIVSCSGQCQVDLMVAAYSDPEKFLETIDKPYHLKRHMIRKHLIAQHEGTPEGEIAAIEMLARLKSCARGDFVNLISDWHVNRTVDMMTSPAKVFLIHKDPRVILEDYRRIRDFETYQENELFSI, from the coding sequence ATGGTCACAAAAGACAGGAGACAGAAAGCCGTTGTCCTGGTGGACGGGTTTGCAACATCCGGCAGGGTGATGGCGTCCCGGTTCCTGATGCAGGGGATTCCCTGCATCGAGGTGCTCAGCCACGAGGCATTTCCCGAGAAATACTTAAAAAAGAACCATGCGGAAGACTACCTGGAGGACCCCCTGTTCACCGACAAGATCGTGTTCCGCGGGGACCTGGACGCCGTTGTCCGGCAGCTGGACCGGTATGCGGTCATCGGGATCATCCCGGGCAGCGAGATGGGAGTCCCGTTTGCAGACGCGCTGAGCGAGCGGATGGGGCTCTTCTCGAACGGGACGGCGCAGTCGGTTGCCCGGCGCAACAAGTTCCGGATGCAGTGTGCGCTCCAGGACGCGGGAGTCAGGACAAAGCAGTTCATCTGCACACAAGACGAGAACGAACTGATCGCCTGGTTCCGGGCCGGGTCGTTTGCAGAGGTCGTAATCAAGCCTATGAGCAGCGCCTCCACGGAAGGGGTCACGTTCTGCTCGACCGAGGAGGAGGTCCTTTCCGCGTTCCGGAACCTGATCGGGACGACCAACCACCTGGGAGACAAGAACACCGAGGTTCTTATCGAGGAGCGCCTCTGCGGGACGGAGTTCGGGGTCAATACCGTCTCCTGGAACGGGAAGCACCGCCTTGCCGAGCTCTGGCAGTACAGGAAGGTCAAGGTCGAGGGCGTAGGGAACGTGTACGACTGCACCCGCCTCCACGACTGGCCTGAGGGACAGCTGATGGAGCTGGTCCGGTATGCCTTCTCTGTCCTCGATGCCCTCGGGATCCGGTACGGGGCTGCCCACACGGAGATCATGCTCACAGAGAAGGGCCCGCTCTTAATCGAGTCCGGAGCCCGCATCATGGGCGGGACGATCCCTCCCGATCTCATCGTCAGCTGCTCCGGTCAGTGCCAGGTCGACCTGATGGTTGCGGCATACAGCGATCCGGAGAAATTCCTGGAGACCATCGACAAGCCGTACCACCTGAAGCGTCACATGATCAGAAAGCACCTGATTGCACAGCACGAGGGGACACCCGAAGGCGAGATCGCGGCCATCGAAATGCTGGCCCGGCTGAAGAGCTGTGCACGAGGCGATTTCGTCAACCTCATCAGCGACTGGCACGTGAACCGGACCGTCGACATGATGACAAGCCCGGCAAAGGTCTTCCTCATCCACAAGGACCCCCGGGTCATCCTCGAAGATTACCGTCGCATCCGTGACTTCGAAACCTACCAGGAGAACGAACTCTTCAGCATCTGA
- the ribC gene encoding riboflavin synthase, giving the protein MRVGIADTTFSRVNMGAIAVDELRKHASVAIERVTVPGIKDLPVACKKLIEERRCDIVMALGMPGGKDKDKICAHEASTGLIQCQLMTNTHIIEVFVHEDEAKDDRELAWLMEQRTREHAVNAVKLVLHPKDLERQAGTGQRQGFEDAGPARR; this is encoded by the coding sequence ATGAGAGTCGGTATTGCCGACACTACCTTTTCACGCGTCAACATGGGAGCCATCGCAGTCGATGAGCTCAGGAAACATGCCAGTGTGGCCATCGAGCGGGTGACGGTGCCGGGGATCAAGGACCTTCCCGTTGCCTGCAAGAAACTGATCGAAGAACGCCGGTGCGACATCGTCATGGCGCTTGGCATGCCCGGGGGCAAGGATAAAGACAAGATATGCGCCCACGAGGCATCGACCGGCCTCATCCAGTGCCAGCTCATGACGAACACACACATCATCGAGGTCTTTGTCCACGAGGACGAGGCCAAGGACGACCGCGAGCTGGCCTGGCTCATGGAGCAGCGGACCCGCGAGCATGCGGTGAACGCGGTGAAGCTTGTCCTGCACCCAAAAGACCTGGAACGGCAGGCCGGCACCGGCCAGCGCCAGGGATTTGAGGATGCCGGGCCGGCCCGCCGGTGA
- a CDS encoding pyridoxal-phosphate-dependent aminotransferase family protein yields MEKELLLMMPGPVPIPERVRFAMSRQAINHRSADFGAAYADCVRVLKTCFATKNDLVVISGSGTAGMEAAIANVSRDKKIACLVNGKFGERLYKISQRYGKATEIKSEWGTPLNLEKLKEELENGAEVVTLIHNETSCAIKNPAEEIGRLCKKHDALFLMDGITSIGGDTVEVDKWGVDIAITGSQKCFAAPAGLAMVSVSPKAWERMTKNPPYYLDLAAYKKSASGTPMETPYTPAVPLFLALREACLIVEEEGLPARIARHQKMAKAVQAAAQAWGLTLFPKIDKLHNYSSTVTAIEYPAGVKDDEMRGIVKKMGIIIAGGQDHLKGKIFRIGNMGSVGPLEILATLAITQHALKKCGYAVKGDGVGAAAEVLG; encoded by the coding sequence ATGGAAAAAGAACTTCTCCTGATGATGCCAGGCCCGGTGCCGATACCGGAGCGGGTCAGGTTCGCGATGTCGCGTCAGGCAATAAACCACCGCAGCGCCGATTTCGGTGCCGCGTATGCCGACTGTGTACGGGTTCTTAAGACCTGCTTTGCTACAAAGAACGACCTTGTTGTGATCAGCGGTTCCGGCACTGCCGGCATGGAGGCCGCAATCGCCAATGTCTCACGGGACAAGAAGATTGCCTGTCTCGTGAACGGTAAGTTCGGCGAGCGGCTCTACAAGATCAGCCAGCGCTATGGCAAGGCGACCGAGATCAAGTCCGAGTGGGGCACCCCCCTCAATCTCGAGAAGCTCAAAGAAGAGCTTGAGAACGGTGCCGAGGTTGTGACCCTAATCCACAACGAGACCTCCTGCGCCATCAAGAACCCGGCCGAAGAGATCGGCAGGCTCTGCAAAAAGCACGACGCCCTGTTCCTGATGGACGGCATCACCTCTATCGGCGGCGACACCGTGGAAGTCGACAAATGGGGCGTTGACATCGCCATCACCGGCTCGCAGAAGTGTTTTGCCGCGCCTGCCGGCCTTGCCATGGTCTCGGTCAGCCCGAAGGCCTGGGAACGCATGACGAAAAACCCGCCGTACTACCTCGACCTTGCGGCATACAAAAAGAGCGCGAGCGGGACCCCGATGGAGACACCGTACACTCCGGCTGTACCGCTCTTCCTTGCCCTCCGCGAGGCCTGCCTGATTGTCGAGGAAGAAGGTCTCCCCGCCCGGATCGCCCGGCACCAGAAGATGGCAAAGGCAGTCCAGGCAGCGGCGCAGGCATGGGGCCTTACCCTCTTCCCGAAGATCGACAAGCTCCACAATTACTCGTCCACGGTCACGGCAATCGAGTACCCGGCCGGCGTCAAGGATGACGAGATGCGGGGCATTGTCAAGAAGATGGGCATCATCATCGCCGGCGGCCAGGACCACCTGAAGGGGAAGATCTTCCGTATCGGCAACATGGGCTCGGTCGGTCCCCTGGAGATCCTTGCAACTCTTGCCATCACCCAGCACGCGCTCAAAAAGTGCGGCTATGCGGTGAAGGGCGACGGTGTCGGCGCAGCTGCCGAGGTGCTGGGATGA